In the genome of Planifilum fimeticola, one region contains:
- a CDS encoding VWA domain-containing protein — protein sequence MAGDKYDEAKLKKELEGLPKGLSAEEAYNRLIYLLAEDYGPVVKEIENFRPAFDVGDLEGSGKASEEKGKKPDRVNVSILLDASGSMAGKVNGRVKMDLAKEAIRDFVSNLPEQSRVSLRVYGHKGRNSQKDKEVSCNSTEEVFVLGEYDESRFSKALGRFKPTGWTPLASAIQGAQQDLSAEKGENVKNVVYVVSDGIETCGGDPVKAAKALHESDIQAVVNIIGFDVDNAGQRALKKVAEAGGGEYQTARTGEDLRRLFEKNRNSIGNLFRTTGRVGNLYEMNAYKLNMIDEIENLLGSNPFVGSKFLEVYDRENKRLMEAANLLVSLEKIDEKNRDALREKIGHRLKLMQQYRDEKKEELHERLDQALEKARRQMEENIDEALNP from the coding sequence TTGGCGGGGGACAAATATGACGAAGCGAAGCTGAAAAAGGAACTGGAGGGGCTTCCGAAAGGTTTGTCGGCGGAGGAGGCATACAACCGCCTCATCTATCTGCTGGCGGAGGATTACGGTCCAGTTGTGAAGGAGATTGAAAATTTCAGACCGGCTTTTGACGTGGGGGATCTTGAAGGTTCGGGAAAAGCTTCGGAAGAGAAAGGGAAAAAGCCGGACCGCGTCAACGTTTCCATTCTCCTGGACGCCAGCGGAAGCATGGCCGGCAAGGTGAACGGAAGGGTCAAGATGGATCTGGCCAAGGAGGCGATCCGGGATTTCGTGTCCAATCTGCCGGAGCAAAGCCGGGTTTCCCTCAGGGTTTACGGTCACAAGGGCAGGAACAGCCAAAAGGACAAGGAGGTCTCCTGCAACAGCACGGAGGAGGTTTTTGTCCTGGGGGAATATGATGAAAGCCGATTCTCAAAGGCTCTCGGCCGGTTCAAGCCCACGGGCTGGACGCCCTTGGCCTCCGCCATTCAGGGGGCGCAACAGGACCTGTCCGCGGAAAAGGGTGAAAACGTCAAGAACGTGGTATATGTAGTGAGCGACGGGATTGAAACCTGCGGCGGGGATCCGGTCAAGGCAGCCAAAGCGTTGCACGAATCGGATATCCAGGCCGTCGTCAACATCATCGGCTTTGACGTGGACAACGCCGGCCAGCGGGCTCTCAAGAAGGTGGCCGAAGCCGGGGGCGGGGAGTATCAGACCGCCCGCACCGGGGAGGATCTCCGAAGGCTGTTCGAGAAGAATCGGAATTCCATCGGTAACTTGTTCCGTACCACGGGGCGGGTGGGTAACCTCTACGAAATGAACGCATACAAGTTGAACATGATCGACGAGATCGAAAATCTGCTCGGAAGCAACCCGTTTGTCGGAAGCAAATTTCTGGAGGTTTACGACCGGGAGAACAAGCGGCTGATGGAAGCGGCGAATCTTTTGGTCTCCCTCGAGAAAATCGACGAGAAGAACCGGGATGCCCTGCGCGAGAAGATCGGCCACCGATTGAAGTTGATGCAACAGTATCGGGATGAGAAGAAGGAAGAGTTGCACGAACGATTGGATCAGGCCCTGGAGAAGGCCCGCCGGCAGATGGAAGAAAACATCGATGAGGCGTTGAACCCGTGA
- a CDS encoding adenine phosphoribosyltransferase — MDFKEKIRVIPDFPQPGIRFKDITTLLKDGKAFHAAIDTLVDRLKEKEIDVIVGPEARGFVVGAPLAYAMGVGFVPVRKSGKLPAETVEVGYSLEYGKDRLAIHRDAVQPGQRVLVADDLLATGGTISATIELVKKLQGEVVGAAFLIELSYLNGREKLSDVDVLSLVTF, encoded by the coding sequence ATGGATTTCAAGGAAAAAATTCGCGTGATTCCCGACTTTCCGCAACCGGGAATCCGGTTTAAGGACATCACGACCCTGTTGAAGGACGGAAAGGCTTTCCACGCGGCGATCGATACCTTGGTCGATCGGCTGAAGGAGAAGGAGATCGACGTGATCGTGGGACCGGAAGCGCGGGGATTCGTGGTGGGAGCCCCCCTGGCTTATGCGATGGGGGTAGGTTTCGTCCCTGTCCGCAAATCCGGCAAATTGCCGGCGGAGACGGTGGAGGTCGGGTATAGCCTGGAATACGGAAAGGATCGCCTGGCCATTCACCGGGATGCCGTCCAGCCGGGACAGCGGGTGCTCGTGGCCGATGATCTCTTGGCCACCGGCGGAACCATCTCGGCCACCATCGAACTGGTGAAAAAGCTCCAGGGGGAAGTGGTGGGCGCCGCTTTCCTCATCGAGCTCTCCTATCTGAACGGACGGGAGAAGCTGTCGGACGTGGATGTGTTGTCGCTGGTCACTTTCTGA
- a CDS encoding carbon-nitrogen family hydrolase, whose amino-acid sequence MRISLLQTDVVAGQPEENRKRIGEWIKRTVRKERPDVVVLPEMWNMGFLFPRLGELADRGELPRWLSAVAAEHGVYLVAGSIAEEEAGGFYNASYMFAPDGRRIGHYRKIHLFRLLKEEKYLKPGGGRCLFRIGDVTAGTIICYDLRFPELVRSMVLDGMQILFVPAGWPRPRIRHWRILNQARAVENQMFVVAVNRVGEEEGTLYGGHSMVVDPWGEILAEGDGEEAVLTVDIDPTAVRRVRTTIPVFEDRRPEMYDRK is encoded by the coding sequence ATGCGGATATCTCTCTTGCAAACGGATGTCGTCGCCGGTCAGCCGGAGGAGAACCGGAAGCGAATCGGCGAATGGATCAAAAGGACGGTGCGGAAAGAGCGTCCCGACGTGGTGGTTCTTCCGGAAATGTGGAACATGGGCTTTCTGTTTCCCCGGCTGGGGGAGTTGGCGGATCGGGGGGAACTTCCTCGGTGGTTGTCGGCGGTTGCGGCGGAGCACGGCGTTTATCTGGTCGCCGGTTCGATCGCGGAGGAGGAAGCGGGGGGCTTCTATAACGCCAGTTACATGTTTGCCCCCGATGGCCGGAGAATCGGGCATTATCGGAAAATCCACCTCTTCCGTCTGTTGAAGGAAGAAAAGTATCTGAAGCCGGGCGGCGGGCGCTGCCTTTTCCGGATCGGGGATGTCACGGCGGGAACGATTATCTGCTACGACTTGCGCTTTCCGGAGCTGGTTCGGTCCATGGTCCTGGACGGCATGCAAATTCTGTTCGTACCGGCGGGCTGGCCTCGTCCCCGCATCCGCCACTGGCGGATCCTGAACCAGGCGCGGGCGGTGGAGAACCAGATGTTCGTCGTGGCGGTCAACCGGGTCGGGGAAGAGGAGGGGACCTTGTACGGCGGCCACTCGATGGTGGTGGATCCCTGGGGCGAAATTCTCGCGGAAGGGGACGGGGAAGAGGCGGTTCTGACCGTGGATATCGATCCGACCGCCGTCCGACGCGTGCGCACGACCATCCCCGTCTTTGAGGACCGTCGGCCGGAGATGTACGATCGGAAATAG
- a CDS encoding post-transcriptional regulator, with amino-acid sequence MARQQARKSLKPVNQKPKSSVELLSESELMECIESLCNSKAEEFRFYGYENVTGEQVWACVSENYRRGWPRLNRLVNDILSLKATRFMNWLMISVYKSDPMKK; translated from the coding sequence ATGGCGCGGCAACAGGCGCGGAAGTCGCTTAAGCCGGTCAACCAGAAACCGAAATCTTCCGTCGAACTTTTGAGCGAATCGGAGCTGATGGAGTGCATCGAGAGCCTGTGCAACAGCAAGGCGGAAGAGTTTCGCTTTTACGGATACGAAAATGTGACGGGGGAGCAGGTGTGGGCCTGCGTGTCGGAAAATTACCGGAGGGGCTGGCCCCGGCTGAATCGCCTGGTGAATGATATCTTGTCCTTGAAGGCCACCCGCTTTATGAACTGGTTGATGATCAGCGTCTACAAATCGGATCCGATGAAGAAGTGA
- the recJ gene encoding single-stranded-DNA-specific exonuclease RecJ, whose translation MLRPKTRWRLVEADEQLSGNLAETLGIHPVVARILVSRGIDSPEKAERFLNVDLSQFYDPLLMDEMAPAVERIRFALEKGEKILVYGDYDADGVSSTGLMMGLFRGLEADVRYYIPNRFREGYGLNREALHHAREAGTDLIVTVDTGISALEEAEEARKLGLDLIITDHHEPPSALPEALAVINPKKPTCPYPFKGLAGVGVAFKLAHALLGRVPEEFLEVAALGTIADLVPLLDENRVIASLGLERMNRRRHLGLTALMDVAGIKGDVKSGHVGFFLGPRINATGRLDSADRAVRLLLTEDPIEAQSIAEELDRMNRERQKLVEAIYSEAEAQVRENPERHRRVIVVASEGWNIGVIGIVASRLVETYYRPAIVLGIEGETGMAKGSARSIEGFDIYRALTACADLLPHYGGHPMAAGMTLPADHLPELQERLTELAEQWLTEEDYVPLMRVDAELDLKDAGPELIAQLNRLEPCGYGNPTPCFRISGAGMSRMQVVGSDRNHLKLTLTRQGHSLDAVGFRMGDLARDIAPHSRPDCLGELTLNEWAGRRVPQLVIRDVAVEHVQVFDWRSNRIPEERLRAVACRPDAAMFAASPGGSGTAGARLSWDMEEMPDLTSFRRIVFADLPPSLDRFERVVRAASRVERLYFAYGDASLDPVFFHVPDRERFKLLYAILLRKKWVHPRLDLEGLHRRTGMSKRMIAFILKVFSELGFLEGDGERWSVVEKPAKRSLEESRTYRDQLERERVWNRLVYSSYRDLCAYLSAITSLDIRMGGSDKHGFQGKNSRDSRLSATGNPV comes from the coding sequence TTGCTGCGGCCCAAGACCCGCTGGCGGTTGGTGGAGGCGGACGAACAGCTTTCCGGCAATTTGGCGGAGACCCTGGGAATCCATCCGGTGGTTGCCCGAATTCTGGTCAGCCGCGGCATTGATAGTCCCGAGAAAGCGGAGCGGTTTCTGAACGTCGACCTTTCCCAGTTTTACGATCCCCTGCTGATGGATGAGATGGCGCCGGCGGTGGAGCGGATCCGTTTCGCCCTGGAGAAGGGGGAAAAGATCCTGGTTTACGGGGATTATGACGCCGACGGCGTCAGCAGCACCGGCTTGATGATGGGGTTGTTTCGCGGATTGGAAGCCGATGTTCGATATTACATACCCAACCGCTTCCGGGAAGGTTACGGTTTGAACCGGGAGGCCCTCCATCACGCGCGGGAGGCGGGGACGGATCTGATCGTCACCGTGGATACGGGGATCAGCGCGCTGGAAGAGGCGGAGGAGGCCCGGAAGCTGGGCCTGGACCTCATCATCACCGACCATCACGAACCGCCTTCGGCGTTGCCGGAGGCGCTGGCGGTGATCAACCCCAAAAAGCCGACCTGCCCCTATCCCTTCAAAGGTCTTGCCGGTGTCGGCGTGGCCTTTAAATTGGCTCACGCGCTCCTGGGGCGGGTGCCGGAGGAATTTTTGGAAGTGGCCGCCCTGGGCACCATTGCCGATCTGGTTCCCCTGCTGGATGAAAACCGGGTGATCGCTTCCCTCGGCTTGGAGCGGATGAATCGGCGTCGTCACCTGGGATTGACGGCGCTGATGGATGTCGCCGGAATCAAGGGAGACGTGAAATCCGGCCATGTCGGCTTTTTTCTGGGGCCGCGAATCAACGCCACGGGTCGTCTCGATTCGGCCGACCGGGCCGTCCGGCTCCTGCTGACAGAAGACCCGATCGAGGCCCAAAGCATTGCGGAAGAGTTGGATCGGATGAACCGGGAGCGGCAAAAGCTGGTGGAGGCCATTTATTCGGAGGCGGAGGCTCAGGTCCGGGAAAATCCCGAACGCCACCGGAGGGTGATCGTCGTCGCCTCCGAGGGATGGAACATCGGTGTGATCGGGATTGTCGCCTCCCGACTGGTGGAAACCTATTACCGACCGGCCATCGTGCTGGGAATCGAAGGGGAAACCGGCATGGCCAAGGGATCGGCCCGGAGCATCGAGGGCTTCGACATCTATCGGGCGCTTACCGCCTGTGCGGATTTGCTGCCGCATTACGGCGGCCATCCGATGGCGGCGGGAATGACTCTGCCGGCGGATCATCTTCCTGAGCTGCAGGAGCGGCTGACGGAACTGGCGGAACAATGGCTGACCGAGGAAGACTACGTTCCCCTGATGCGTGTGGATGCGGAGCTGGACCTGAAGGATGCCGGTCCCGAGCTGATTGCGCAGTTGAATCGGTTGGAGCCTTGCGGATACGGAAATCCCACGCCTTGTTTCCGGATTTCCGGAGCGGGAATGAGCCGGATGCAGGTGGTGGGTTCCGATCGGAACCATTTGAAACTCACCCTGACTCGACAGGGCCATTCCCTGGATGCGGTGGGATTCCGCATGGGGGACCTGGCAAGGGATATCGCTCCCCACTCCCGCCCCGACTGCCTGGGGGAGCTTACCTTGAACGAGTGGGCGGGCCGTCGCGTACCGCAATTGGTGATCCGCGATGTGGCGGTGGAGCATGTCCAGGTGTTCGATTGGCGGAGCAACCGGATCCCGGAAGAGCGCCTCCGGGCCGTCGCCTGTCGACCGGATGCCGCAATGTTCGCAGCCTCCCCGGGCGGAAGCGGAACGGCGGGCGCTCGCTTGTCCTGGGATATGGAAGAGATGCCGGATCTCACTTCCTTCAGGCGGATCGTTTTTGCGGATCTGCCCCCTTCGCTGGATCGATTCGAGCGGGTGGTCCGGGCCGCTTCCCGGGTGGAACGCCTCTATTTTGCCTATGGAGATGCTTCATTGGATCCGGTTTTTTTTCATGTTCCGGATCGGGAGCGGTTCAAACTCCTGTATGCCATTTTGCTGCGGAAAAAATGGGTTCATCCCAGGCTGGACCTGGAGGGACTGCATCGTCGGACCGGAATGTCCAAGCGGATGATCGCCTTCATATTAAAGGTCTTTTCCGAATTGGGATTTCTCGAGGGGGACGGTGAGCGGTGGAGCGTGGTGGAAAAGCCCGCCAAGCGCTCTCTGGAGGAATCGAGGACCTACCGCGATCAGCTGGAAAGGGAGCGGGTGTGGAACCGACTGGTTTATTCCTCTTACCGGGATTTGTGCGCCTATCTTTCCGCCATCACATCCCTCGACATCAGAATGGGAGGATCGGACAAACATGGATTTCAAGGAAAAAATTCGCGTGATTCCCGACTTTCCGCAACCGGGAATCCGGTTTAA
- the secD gene encoding protein translocase subunit SecD: protein MKVRWGRLALFFVLVAAILSTIALTTRDILNNLTLGLDLRGGFEVLYEAQPLEKGQKITPQVLADTAQALQNRIDVLGVTEPELSVEPPNRIRVQLAGVPDQEEARRVLGTPAKLTFRDESGKVLLTGQDLKEGGAAQDYDETGQPAVRLKLKDADKFARITREHVGRIMAIYLDENELSAPVIREPIPNGEAIISGNFTVEEAKELADLLNAGALPVKLVEKQSFAVDASLGKLSLQQSLEAGLYGILVIFIFIIGYYRLPGLVASISLIAYAYLVLLTFVLLDVTLTLPGIAAFILGIGMAVDANILMYERIKEEMRHGKSIPAAVKAGSRRSFLTIFDANITTVLAAAVLFYFGTAGVRGFAVSLIFSIAVSFLTAVALSRILLNLLVRANVAKRPGLFGVKGDEIGEL, encoded by the coding sequence ATGAAGGTTCGTTGGGGCAGGTTAGCGCTGTTTTTTGTTTTGGTGGCGGCGATCTTGTCGACGATCGCTCTGACCACCCGGGATATCCTGAACAACTTGACGCTGGGACTGGACTTAAGAGGCGGCTTTGAGGTGTTGTACGAAGCCCAACCCCTGGAAAAGGGGCAGAAGATTACCCCCCAAGTGTTGGCCGACACCGCTCAGGCGCTGCAAAACCGGATTGACGTTCTCGGGGTGACGGAGCCCGAATTGTCGGTGGAGCCGCCCAACCGGATTCGGGTGCAATTGGCCGGAGTGCCCGATCAGGAGGAAGCCAGAAGGGTCCTCGGCACTCCCGCGAAGCTCACCTTTCGGGACGAAAGCGGCAAGGTGCTTTTGACGGGTCAGGACCTCAAGGAAGGGGGCGCGGCCCAGGATTACGATGAGACGGGTCAACCCGCGGTCCGCCTCAAATTGAAGGATGCCGACAAGTTTGCCAGGATCACGCGGGAGCATGTGGGGCGGATCATGGCCATTTATCTGGACGAGAACGAACTGAGCGCTCCGGTGATCCGGGAGCCGATTCCCAACGGAGAGGCCATCATCAGCGGCAATTTCACGGTGGAGGAAGCGAAGGAGTTGGCCGATCTCCTCAACGCCGGAGCCTTGCCGGTCAAACTGGTGGAGAAACAGAGCTTTGCCGTGGATGCCAGCCTGGGGAAATTGTCCCTCCAGCAGAGCCTGGAGGCGGGTCTGTACGGCATCCTGGTCATTTTCATCTTCATCATCGGATATTATCGGTTGCCGGGACTGGTCGCGTCCATCAGCCTGATCGCCTATGCGTATCTCGTCCTCCTCACCTTTGTTCTGCTGGACGTAACCCTCACGCTGCCGGGGATTGCCGCCTTCATCCTCGGGATCGGAATGGCGGTGGACGCCAACATTTTGATGTATGAGCGGATCAAAGAGGAGATGCGCCACGGGAAGTCGATTCCCGCTGCCGTGAAAGCCGGCTCCCGCCGCTCCTTTCTCACCATCTTCGACGCCAACATCACCACGGTTCTGGCGGCGGCCGTCCTGTTCTATTTCGGGACCGCCGGCGTGCGCGGCTTTGCGGTCTCCCTGATTTTCAGCATCGCCGTCAGTTTCCTGACCGCCGTCGCCCTGTCGCGGATCCTGCTCAATCTGCTGGTTCGGGCCAACGTGGCCAAACGGCCGGGGTTGTTCGGCGTGAAGGGGGATGAGATCGGTGAGTTATAA
- a CDS encoding response regulator transcription factor: protein MKRILIIEDDPVIAEVQKDYLEASGFKVDIAVNGEEGLEKALEEGVDLIILDLMLPGADGFEICRRIRREKNIPILMVSAKKEDVDKIRGLGLGADDYMTKPFSVGELVARVKAHLSRYERLTADARAKERNEIRVRGIRIDRWSRKVFVNEREITLTSKEYDLLLFLISHPNRVFSKEELFEKVWGLDALGDNATVTVHISKLREKIEADPSNPQYIETIWGVGYRMNV, encoded by the coding sequence ATGAAGCGCATTTTGATCATCGAAGATGATCCGGTGATCGCGGAAGTGCAAAAGGATTATCTGGAAGCGAGCGGTTTTAAGGTGGACATCGCGGTCAACGGGGAGGAGGGTTTGGAGAAAGCGTTGGAGGAAGGGGTGGACTTGATCATTCTCGATCTCATGCTTCCGGGGGCGGACGGCTTTGAAATCTGTCGGCGGATTCGACGGGAGAAAAACATCCCCATTCTCATGGTTTCGGCAAAAAAGGAAGATGTGGACAAGATCCGCGGGTTGGGGCTGGGCGCGGACGATTATATGACGAAACCCTTCAGTGTCGGAGAGCTGGTCGCCCGGGTGAAGGCGCATCTTTCCCGTTACGAACGCTTGACCGCCGATGCGCGTGCGAAAGAGCGGAACGAGATCCGTGTGCGCGGAATCCGGATCGATCGGTGGTCCCGGAAGGTGTTTGTGAATGAAAGGGAAATCACCTTGACTTCCAAAGAATACGACCTGCTGCTCTTTTTGATCAGCCATCCCAACCGGGTGTTCAGCAAGGAAGAGCTGTTCGAGAAGGTTTGGGGCTTGGACGCCTTGGGGGACAACGCCACGGTGACGGTTCATATCAGCAAATTGAGGGAGAAAATCGAAGCGGATCCGTCCAACCCTCAATATATCGAAACGATCTGGGGCGTCGGGTACCGCATGAACGTTTAA
- the secF gene encoding protein translocase subunit SecF: MSYNWDFVGKRKLFFLISAILLGAGILSLLIQGLNLGIDFKSGTRIDISVKQPVDVEQAKKEFEKLGYEHPSVRSGQEGKVLIFRTDEALDKEKVLQIQKHFQQVYGDSFAGFQEQRIDPVIGRELARNAIIATLLASIGIILYVTIRFEYRFAVAAVLALLHDALFVIGAFSVLQLEVDVVFIAAILTIIGYSVNDTIVIFDRIRELMDQVKPKSWEDLSRVVNVSIHQTLIRSINTGLTVVFAGAALFLFGGESIRYFSLALLLGLFAGTYSSLCLASQIWVVWKWRSMQRVKERPAN; encoded by the coding sequence GTGAGTTATAACTGGGATTTTGTGGGCAAGCGGAAGCTGTTCTTTCTGATATCCGCCATTTTGCTGGGAGCGGGTATTCTTTCCCTCCTGATTCAAGGGCTCAATCTGGGCATCGATTTCAAGAGCGGGACCCGGATCGACATCTCGGTGAAGCAACCCGTCGACGTGGAGCAGGCGAAAAAAGAATTTGAAAAGCTGGGATATGAACATCCCTCCGTCCGATCCGGCCAGGAAGGAAAGGTGTTGATCTTCCGGACGGATGAGGCGCTGGATAAAGAGAAGGTTCTTCAAATCCAGAAGCATTTCCAACAGGTCTACGGCGACAGCTTCGCCGGCTTTCAGGAGCAGCGGATCGATCCCGTGATCGGACGGGAACTGGCCCGGAATGCGATCATCGCCACGCTGCTCGCATCGATCGGCATCATCCTCTACGTGACCATCCGGTTTGAGTACCGATTTGCCGTTGCCGCGGTGCTGGCCCTGCTGCACGATGCCCTCTTTGTCATCGGGGCCTTTTCGGTTCTGCAGCTGGAAGTGGATGTGGTTTTCATCGCCGCGATTCTCACCATCATCGGATACTCGGTCAACGACACGATCGTCATCTTCGACCGGATCCGGGAGTTGATGGATCAGGTCAAGCCGAAGAGCTGGGAGGATTTGAGCCGGGTGGTGAACGTGAGCATCCATCAGACCCTCATCCGATCGATCAACACGGGGCTGACCGTCGTCTTTGCCGGCGCCGCCCTCTTCCTCTTCGGAGGAGAGAGCATACGCTACTTCTCCCTCGCCCTCTTGTTGGGCCTTTTTGCCGGGACCTATTCGTCCCTCTGTCTCGCCAGCCAGATCTGGGTGGTTTGGAAGTGGCGCTCCATGCAGCGGGTGAAGGAGCGGCCGGCCAACTGA
- a CDS encoding DUF2269 family protein, which yields MVKLSVTQRRWLLTIHLLFSAIMLGVAMVFLILSIVAANTEDEGILQACYASMHILAKTSVRASTIGTLVTGILLSVLTRWGLFKHYWLIAKEVLTALAILLGPVGMYFWTLKAFTLTSSKGMGALQDPAFLVNREQLFIGIVLQILSLVSIFVISVFKPWGKRTKEKTV from the coding sequence ATGGTCAAGTTGAGCGTTACCCAGAGGCGTTGGTTGCTTACGATTCATCTGCTGTTTTCGGCGATTATGCTCGGCGTGGCGATGGTCTTTTTGATTTTGAGCATCGTTGCGGCCAATACGGAGGATGAAGGCATCCTCCAGGCGTGTTATGCCAGCATGCACATTCTGGCCAAGACTTCGGTTCGCGCGTCGACGATCGGCACCCTGGTTACCGGGATTCTTCTTTCCGTATTGACCCGGTGGGGGCTGTTTAAGCATTACTGGCTGATTGCCAAGGAAGTGTTGACGGCGCTTGCCATCCTGTTGGGCCCTGTGGGCATGTATTTCTGGACGCTGAAAGCCTTCACCCTGACTTCGTCGAAGGGGATGGGGGCGCTGCAGGATCCGGCTTTTCTCGTAAACCGTGAGCAGTTGTTCATCGGGATTGTTCTCCAAATCCTGTCCCTGGTTTCCATTTTTGTGATCTCGGTTTTCAAACCGTGGGGAAAGCGGACGAAGGAGAAGACCGTATAA
- the mobB gene encoding molybdopterin-guanine dinucleotide biosynthesis protein B gives MKGTGFPPVVQVVGYSNSGKTTLICRLIPLLTQRGVLVGTLKHHAKALDLDRRGKDTWRHREAGARVVSISAENQSAVWYREPRSMEELLTHYAGLDVVLAEGFKEAGYPKLVVLREREHVSLLERLTNIRAVVSWFPDDHPSFPWYGIDEVEAVAEEVLSILREPPA, from the coding sequence ATGAAAGGGACGGGGTTTCCCCCGGTGGTCCAGGTCGTGGGATATTCCAATTCCGGAAAGACCACTTTGATCTGCCGGCTGATTCCCCTTTTGACCCAAAGGGGGGTTTTGGTGGGAACCCTGAAGCATCATGCCAAAGCGTTGGATCTGGATCGGCGCGGCAAGGATACCTGGCGCCACCGGGAGGCCGGGGCCCGGGTTGTCTCCATCTCGGCGGAGAATCAGTCGGCGGTGTGGTACCGGGAGCCCCGGTCGATGGAGGAGCTCCTGACCCATTATGCCGGTCTGGATGTGGTTTTGGCGGAAGGCTTCAAGGAAGCGGGCTATCCCAAACTGGTCGTCCTCCGCGAGAGGGAGCATGTGAGCCTGTTGGAGCGATTGACCAACATCCGGGCTGTCGTCAGCTGGTTTCCCGATGATCATCCTTCCTTTCCCTGGTACGGGATCGACGAAGTGGAGGCGGTCGCCGAAGAGGTGCTTTCCATCCTGCGAGAACCTCCGGCATGA
- a CDS encoding zinc-binding dehydrogenase, with amino-acid sequence MKAIVLREFGGPEKLRYEEVPDPTPGPGEVLIRLKTAALNRRDYFITHNQYPGVQLPTILGSDGAGEIAALGEGVDGFQIGQEVIINPSLNWGNNPRVNGPDFTILGSPKDGTYAEMIAVPAENVFPKPTHLTWEEAAAIPLAGLTAYRALVTRGRLQKGEVVVIPGIGGGVATFLLLIASSLGARVFVTSRSDEKLNRAMELGAAGGVNSNSENWVKELQKATGGGADLCVDSVGGEVFPQLVRLTKPGGRIVTFGATRGPVPQLVMPFVFLKQLDILGSTMGNNEEFGQMLNLFEKHRIRPVLDKTYPLQDAAEALNRMKDGRQFGKIVLQIS; translated from the coding sequence ATGAAGGCTATCGTCCTGAGAGAATTCGGCGGTCCGGAAAAGTTGCGCTATGAAGAAGTGCCCGATCCGACGCCCGGTCCGGGCGAAGTGTTAATCCGCCTGAAGACGGCGGCTCTCAACCGACGGGATTATTTCATCACCCACAACCAATACCCCGGCGTCCAGCTTCCCACGATTCTGGGTTCCGACGGCGCGGGGGAAATCGCCGCCCTGGGCGAAGGGGTCGACGGATTTCAAATCGGACAGGAAGTCATCATCAATCCCTCCCTCAACTGGGGAAACAATCCGCGGGTGAACGGTCCCGACTTCACCATCCTCGGTTCTCCCAAGGATGGAACCTACGCTGAAATGATCGCGGTGCCGGCGGAGAACGTATTCCCCAAACCGACGCATCTCACCTGGGAAGAGGCCGCAGCGATCCCCCTCGCGGGCTTGACCGCGTACAGAGCTCTGGTGACGCGAGGCCGCCTTCAGAAAGGGGAAGTGGTGGTCATTCCGGGCATCGGCGGCGGCGTGGCCACCTTCCTGCTCCTCATCGCCTCCTCCCTGGGGGCACGGGTCTTCGTCACTTCCAGAAGCGATGAAAAGCTCAACCGAGCGATGGAACTGGGGGCCGCCGGGGGCGTCAATTCCAACAGCGAAAATTGGGTCAAAGAATTACAAAAAGCGACCGGAGGCGGAGCAGACCTCTGCGTGGACAGCGTCGGCGGGGAAGTCTTCCCCCAGCTGGTCCGCCTGACAAAGCCCGGAGGAAGAATTGTCACCTTCGGCGCGACGAGGGGCCCCGTTCCCCAATTGGTGATGCCCTTCGTCTTCCTGAAGCAACTGGACATTCTCGGGTCCACCATGGGCAATAACGAAGAGTTCGGGCAGATGTTGAACCTCTTTGAGAAACACCGCATCCGGCCGGTCCTCGACAAGACCTATCCCCTGCAGGATGCGGCGGAAGCCTTAAACCGCATGAAGGACGGACGTCAATTCGGAAAAATCGTTCTCCAAATCTCCTGA
- a CDS encoding DUF4395 domain-containing protein: MNGIPLPFVRTNQWFLVITVALALLLNQPWILAVSWALGVYSLISGKNPLFFLVRPLLSKSPSAYPMEDPAQQRFNQWISVLCLSLSLLGFLAGWPVVGLLFALMVGVAALTAILGFCIGCFIRYRYLRWRQQRLKS; the protein is encoded by the coding sequence GTGAATGGAATCCCCCTTCCCTTCGTCCGGACAAACCAATGGTTTCTGGTGATCACCGTCGCCCTCGCCCTCCTTCTGAATCAGCCGTGGATATTGGCCGTCTCCTGGGCCTTGGGTGTTTACAGTCTGATCTCCGGGAAAAACCCCCTCTTTTTCCTTGTTCGACCCCTGCTTTCCAAATCCCCCTCCGCATATCCGATGGAGGACCCGGCCCAACAGCGTTTCAACCAATGGATTTCCGTCCTCTGCCTTTCCCTGAGCCTCCTCGGTTTCCTGGCGGGGTGGCCCGTCGTCGGCCTCCTCTTCGCCCTGATGGTGGGCGTCGCCGCCCTGACGGCGATCCTGGGATTCTGCATCGGTTGCTTCATCCGGTACCGCTACCTGCGGTGGAGGCAACAGCGGCTGAAAAGTTGA